The Marinilongibacter aquaticus genome has a window encoding:
- a CDS encoding N-acetylmuramoyl-L-alanine amidase family protein, with translation MLSIKKTLIASALISGVFFSFSQSEKNDLAIVKKVVIDAGHGGKDPGTGYGKEKRYALDIALRVGRKIEKSFKDVEVIYTRKTDVFIPLHERAEIANKAMADLFISIHCNAARSRSAYGTETYIMGLHKTEANLELAKRENNVILMEDNYKKSYKGFDPNSPLAHIMLANFQSAFMHQSMDFAMHVEKEFAKNGNKSRGVKQAGFLVIWETTMPSVLIETGYLSNSDEARKLGTEEGRENIATSIFNAFYTYKGNLEGNQ, from the coding sequence ATGCTTTCCATAAAAAAAACACTGATTGCCTCGGCACTTATTTCGGGCGTCTTCTTCTCGTTTAGCCAGTCGGAGAAAAACGATTTGGCCATTGTGAAAAAAGTGGTAATTGACGCAGGACACGGCGGAAAAGACCCGGGAACGGGTTATGGGAAAGAAAAACGCTATGCCCTCGACATTGCCCTTCGTGTGGGACGAAAAATAGAAAAGTCCTTTAAAGATGTAGAGGTAATTTACACCCGCAAAACCGATGTGTTTATCCCTTTGCACGAGCGGGCCGAGATCGCCAACAAGGCCATGGCCGACCTTTTCATTTCCATTCATTGCAATGCCGCACGTTCGCGAAGTGCCTACGGGACGGAAACCTACATTATGGGTTTACACAAAACCGAAGCCAATCTGGAACTGGCAAAAAGAGAGAACAATGTGATTTTGATGGAAGACAACTACAAAAAGAGCTACAAGGGATTCGACCCCAATTCGCCATTGGCCCACATTATGCTGGCCAACTTCCAATCGGCCTTTATGCACCAAAGCATGGATTTTGCCATGCATGTAGAAAAGGAATTCGCGAAAAATGGCAACAAAAGCCGCGGTGTAAAACAAGCTGGATTTCTCGTGATTTGGGAAACCACCATGCCCAGTGTTTTGATCGAAACCGGCTACCTTTCGAACAGCGATGAAGCCCGAAAACTTGGCACCGAAGAGGGCCGCGAAAATATCGCTACTTCCATTTTCAATGCATTCTATACATATAAAGGCAATTTAGAGGGCAACCAATAA
- a CDS encoding cation transporter, with protein sequence METQILHRDRKHYQIAYGLSVFTILYNLAEGLGSTFLGFEDGSLALLGFGSDSFIEVISGLGIAHMVLRIRENPLSKRDQFEKRALQITGIAFYILVIGLVISSSINLWNGHAPETTLWGLIISVLSIVVMSILVSWKRKVGKALNSEPILADANCTLVCIYMSIILLFSSGLYLWIGIPYIDSLGTLALAYFALKEGNECFEKAKSEKYCSCSH encoded by the coding sequence ATGGAAACCCAAATTTTGCATCGCGATAGGAAACATTACCAGATAGCCTACGGTCTGTCCGTATTTACCATCCTTTACAACCTTGCGGAAGGACTGGGCTCTACTTTCTTGGGTTTTGAAGATGGAAGTCTGGCTCTTTTGGGCTTTGGTTCCGACAGCTTCATCGAAGTGATTTCGGGATTGGGCATTGCCCACATGGTTTTGCGAATTCGGGAAAACCCTCTGAGCAAAAGAGACCAATTTGAAAAAAGGGCTTTGCAAATAACCGGAATCGCCTTTTACATTTTGGTGATCGGCTTGGTGATTTCAAGCTCAATCAATCTCTGGAATGGCCATGCCCCAGAAACTACACTGTGGGGCTTAATCATTTCGGTGTTGTCGATCGTGGTGATGTCAATTCTCGTCAGCTGGAAAAGGAAAGTGGGCAAAGCCTTGAATTCAGAGCCTATTTTGGCCGATGCCAATTGCACCTTGGTTTGCATTTATATGTCGATTATACTTTTGTTCAGTAGCGGATTATACCTGTGGATAGGCATTCCGTATATCGACAGTTTGGGCACCTTGGCTTTGGCCTACTTTGCACTCAAAGAAGGAAATGAGTGTTTTGAAAAAGCCAAAAGCGAAAAATATTGTTCATGTAGCCATTAA
- a CDS encoding putative LPS assembly protein LptD, with translation MVIFFCLFLGLFGLSVPSFAQFKRGGVPKPKVDNRVQLDSARTDTLKPVVPDSLRSAESDLETTVVYTADSINMDMPNKTIYLFDQAEVTYGDISLKADFIQLSWEKSEVYAYGMPDTTVEVGEQVRGKPVFTQGQDVYNTDTIRYNFESRKALIKRIITEEGEGIIHGEKVKKDPKDNLYLVDAKYTTCNMAEPHFHIAARKIKLVEKKSVISGPFNFVLADVPLPIGLPFGFFPVPKKKEIGTSGFIMGTYGEEPRNRGFYFRDFGYYHAFSEYIGAKVLAQIYSRGSWGVALQSQYTKRYKFSGNVNMQFNFNKPGDELSLQAPSKDFSISWSHSPQNKRPDRSFSASVNLVSNSFNQNNRRLDEVNQYTNNTFGSSIQYGKNFGKLVRTSTSLRVDQNVTTKVLNGSANYSIGVNQFNPFVPEKKRVGNWYESFRVGLNVQGGYKLTNATPSRSTSYTDYNVAGVSNNPLSNTEQQRILELQNYLSQPGLSSEERSVYQKELDALTSPVLTDFQAILDQGEFTTSYSVPIALPNFKIAKFLNLTPGVSYRGDLYTKQLNYKFLSPAEGSEEVFTKGNGKTVTVRNDASTETISNSYDELGNLLVVLPDSSGGVVVVDTINTPSFASNYSFNAGLNTRIYGTFRGFGKKSRLQAIRHTLSPSISWSYTPATENSYVSRVQVRDEVDTTGALSSYKYLPKFVNGPSSGGSAASSISFSLSNQLEAKFRSKSDTASEEFEKVMLLNNFNISGSYNLLAGKDKTVTQYALSNINMNANTSLFKGLINLNAGGTFDPYAYISDPSGEVSGNLAGIRVPIFKWQKGKYSGSGGNYLSRFNVAVSTRFSPETFNKGKKTEEVDEEQDPALAAMQKFVKANPMAYVDFSVPWSLNLSYNLNYTKQGLSDPRVVQALQIRGDLSITSKLKVTYSTGWDFVFKRVTLTNIGLMRELHCWDMSFNWTPIAGNSRRSSNYSFDLRVRSSLLSDLKISRRRVYYDRGGF, from the coding sequence ATGGTGATTTTTTTCTGCCTGTTTCTTGGCCTTTTTGGGCTGAGTGTGCCGTCTTTCGCCCAGTTCAAACGCGGCGGAGTACCCAAGCCGAAAGTGGACAATCGCGTGCAGTTGGATTCGGCTCGCACGGATACCCTGAAACCTGTGGTGCCCGATTCTCTTCGCAGTGCCGAAAGTGATTTGGAAACCACCGTGGTCTACACCGCCGATTCCATAAACATGGATATGCCCAATAAAACGATTTATTTGTTTGATCAGGCGGAAGTGACCTACGGCGATATTTCATTGAAAGCCGATTTTATTCAACTCAGTTGGGAGAAAAGCGAGGTCTACGCTTACGGAATGCCCGATACTACTGTAGAAGTGGGCGAGCAAGTGCGGGGCAAACCGGTATTTACGCAAGGCCAAGACGTGTACAATACCGATACAATTCGCTATAATTTCGAATCGCGAAAGGCTTTGATCAAGCGAATTATTACCGAAGAGGGTGAGGGGATAATTCACGGAGAAAAGGTAAAAAAGGATCCAAAAGATAATTTGTATTTGGTCGATGCCAAATACACCACATGCAATATGGCCGAACCGCACTTTCACATTGCGGCAAGGAAAATCAAGCTCGTCGAGAAAAAATCGGTCATTTCGGGCCCTTTCAATTTTGTTTTGGCCGATGTGCCTTTGCCTATTGGTTTGCCTTTTGGTTTTTTCCCTGTGCCCAAAAAGAAAGAAATTGGCACCTCGGGTTTCATCATGGGTACCTACGGTGAAGAACCGAGAAACCGGGGTTTCTATTTTCGCGATTTTGGGTATTATCATGCTTTCAGTGAGTACATTGGAGCCAAAGTGTTGGCTCAAATTTATTCTCGCGGAAGTTGGGGTGTAGCTTTGCAATCGCAATATACCAAGCGGTATAAGTTCTCGGGAAATGTGAATATGCAATTCAATTTCAACAAGCCCGGCGACGAACTTTCCTTGCAAGCTCCTTCGAAAGATTTCAGTATTTCTTGGTCGCATTCCCCCCAGAATAAAAGGCCCGATCGCAGTTTTTCGGCTTCGGTAAACTTGGTGAGCAACAGTTTCAACCAAAATAACCGCAGGTTGGATGAAGTGAACCAGTACACCAACAACACCTTCGGATCGTCCATTCAATACGGAAAGAATTTCGGGAAATTGGTACGTACAAGCACCAGTTTGCGGGTCGATCAAAACGTAACCACAAAAGTACTCAACGGCAGTGCCAATTACAGCATTGGGGTGAACCAGTTCAATCCCTTTGTGCCGGAGAAGAAAAGGGTGGGCAATTGGTATGAATCTTTTCGTGTCGGGTTGAATGTGCAGGGCGGATATAAACTCACGAATGCCACGCCTTCCCGTTCCACTTCTTATACGGATTACAATGTAGCGGGGGTTTCGAACAATCCCTTGTCCAATACAGAGCAGCAGAGAATTCTTGAATTGCAGAATTATTTGAGCCAGCCCGGGCTTTCTTCCGAAGAGCGGAGTGTATACCAAAAAGAGCTAGACGCCCTCACGAGTCCAGTTTTGACAGACTTTCAAGCCATTCTTGATCAGGGAGAATTCACAACTTCATACAGTGTGCCCATTGCTCTTCCCAATTTCAAAATCGCCAAATTCCTGAACCTCACGCCGGGTGTTTCTTATCGCGGTGATTTGTATACCAAACAATTGAATTACAAGTTTTTAAGTCCGGCAGAAGGCAGCGAGGAGGTATTTACCAAAGGCAATGGCAAAACGGTGACAGTTCGCAACGACGCGAGTACCGAAACCATTTCGAATTCTTACGATGAATTGGGCAATTTGCTCGTGGTTTTGCCGGATAGCAGCGGTGGGGTGGTTGTAGTCGATACGATCAATACACCGTCTTTCGCGAGCAATTATTCGTTCAATGCTGGACTGAACACGAGAATTTACGGGACTTTCCGAGGTTTTGGTAAAAAAAGCAGGCTTCAAGCCATTCGGCATACGCTCTCGCCTAGCATAAGTTGGAGTTATACTCCAGCTACTGAAAACAGCTACGTGTCGAGAGTTCAAGTGCGTGACGAGGTGGATACCACCGGGGCTTTGTCGAGTTATAAATATTTGCCCAAGTTTGTCAATGGTCCTTCTTCAGGTGGCTCGGCGGCCAGCAGTATAAGCTTCAGTTTGTCCAATCAATTGGAGGCGAAATTTCGCTCGAAATCGGATACGGCAAGCGAAGAGTTTGAAAAGGTTATGCTCTTGAATAATTTCAATATCAGTGGAAGCTACAATTTGTTGGCAGGAAAAGATAAAACGGTAACGCAATACGCCCTTTCAAACATCAATATGAATGCGAATACCAGTCTTTTCAAGGGTTTGATCAACCTGAATGCGGGCGGAACATTCGACCCTTATGCCTACATCAGCGACCCCAGTGGCGAGGTAAGTGGCAATTTGGCGGGTATTCGTGTGCCGATTTTCAAATGGCAAAAAGGCAAGTATTCGGGTAGCGGCGGCAATTACCTGAGCCGATTCAATGTGGCGGTGAGCACGCGTTTTTCACCGGAAACCTTCAACAAAGGGAAGAAAACCGAGGAAGTGGACGAAGAGCAAGATCCAGCATTGGCCGCCATGCAAAAATTTGTCAAGGCCAATCCTATGGCTTATGTCGATTTCAGTGTGCCTTGGTCTTTGAATTTGTCGTACAACCTCAATTACACCAAGCAAGGTTTGTCCGATCCGCGGGTGGTGCAAGCTTTGCAGATTCGAGGAGATTTGAGTATCACATCCAAATTGAAAGTGACCTACAGCACGGGCTGGGACTTTGTGTTCAAACGCGTGACCCTGACCAATATCGGGTTGATGCGGGAGCTGCATTGCTGGGACATGAGTTTCAACTGGACGCCAATAGCCGGAAACAGTCGACGTTCGAGCAATTACAGCTTTGATCTTCGTGTGCGGTCTTCGCTACTTTCCGATCTGAAAATCAGCCGCAGAAGAGTGTATTACGACCGCGGCGGATTCTAG
- a CDS encoding polysaccharide biosynthesis/export family protein: MNQCKWGLLILAATVFTSCVNTKKFVYFQDEGQMQNPAYVKTVNPHVSKIKTDDILAITVSSLNEESNSILNFQNINILQMSTFPGQSGGSMGSRQPLGYRVDSTGSVVIPFIGKQHLGGLSLRDAGEKITAEMGKYFKDPAVNIRYLNHKFSVLGEVKKVGTYNLLDDQTTLPEALAMAGDLTIYGKRDSVMVIREANGVREIGKVNLLNREVFSSEYYYVRNGDVIYIEPIKGRVTSTEQRVQLVPIFTGIATTVAVLLNLFLK; encoded by the coding sequence ATGAACCAATGCAAATGGGGCCTGCTGATTTTGGCCGCGACGGTGTTTACCTCTTGTGTAAATACAAAAAAGTTTGTCTACTTCCAAGATGAAGGCCAAATGCAAAATCCGGCTTATGTCAAAACGGTAAACCCGCATGTCTCCAAAATCAAAACGGACGATATTTTGGCGATTACGGTCAGTAGTTTAAATGAAGAATCAAACAGCATTCTTAACTTTCAAAACATCAATATCTTACAAATGTCTACTTTCCCGGGGCAATCTGGTGGGTCTATGGGATCAAGACAACCCTTGGGTTATCGTGTAGACTCTACGGGTAGCGTAGTGATACCCTTTATCGGAAAGCAACATTTAGGGGGCTTAAGCCTGAGAGATGCCGGAGAGAAAATTACGGCCGAGATGGGAAAATACTTTAAAGATCCTGCAGTAAATATTCGCTATCTAAACCACAAGTTTTCAGTTTTGGGGGAGGTGAAGAAAGTTGGGACTTATAATCTTTTGGACGACCAAACCACCTTGCCAGAAGCTTTGGCCATGGCGGGCGATTTGACCATTTATGGAAAGCGGGACTCGGTTATGGTTATTCGCGAAGCGAATGGGGTGAGGGAGATTGGAAAAGTAAACCTGCTGAATAGAGAGGTTTTCAGTAGTGAATATTATTATGTGAGGAATGGTGATGTGATCTATATAGAGCCCATTAAAGGCCGAGTAACCAGCACAGAGCAGCGAGTGCAATTGGTGCCCATATTTACCGGAATTGCGACTACGGTTGCGGTTTTATTGAATTTGTTTCTTAAATAA
- the argH gene encoding argininosuccinate lyase, translated as MKLWQKDNAGATLQNIIKFTVGKDRELDVLLAPFDVLGSMAHAIMLEKVGLLSSAELTQLLQASKRIFAKIEAGEFEIDEHVEDVHSQVEFILTEELGDVGKKIHSGRSRNDQVLVDMKMYLRYRIQRISALMKQWFEALMEKSELHKNDLLPGYTHLQIAMPSSFGLWFAAYAESLGDDLVNLKAAFDNVNRNPLGSGAGYGSSFPLERKLTTALLGFDGMNTNVVYAQMTRGKTEYAVLSALSHLANTIGKFAMDVCLYNSQNFGFIDLPTEMTTGSSIMPHKKNPDIAEILRGRANILKVAHMELSSLLTNLPSGYHRDLQLLKEITLPALDNFEECLEMVVFMTQNMKAKKDLLNDKKYDLLFSVENVNAMVTQGVPFRDAYKRIGEEIIAGNFEPLRDLDHSLEGSIGNLMNEEIKSRFESIYSSFPFDKIDEAFKALLSRT; from the coding sequence GTGAAACTGTGGCAAAAGGACAATGCAGGGGCCACCTTGCAGAACATCATTAAATTTACCGTAGGCAAAGATCGCGAGCTGGATGTCCTGCTCGCCCCCTTTGATGTACTGGGCTCAATGGCTCACGCCATCATGTTGGAAAAGGTAGGCTTGCTGTCATCAGCCGAACTCACACAACTGCTACAGGCCAGCAAACGCATTTTTGCAAAAATCGAGGCGGGCGAATTCGAGATTGATGAGCACGTAGAAGATGTACACTCGCAAGTGGAATTCATTCTGACAGAGGAATTGGGCGATGTAGGCAAGAAAATCCACAGTGGCCGCTCGCGAAATGACCAAGTTTTGGTCGACATGAAGATGTATTTGCGTTACCGCATTCAGCGTATCTCTGCCTTGATGAAACAGTGGTTCGAAGCCTTGATGGAAAAAAGCGAACTGCATAAAAATGACCTTTTGCCCGGTTATACGCATTTGCAAATTGCCATGCCCTCATCTTTCGGACTTTGGTTTGCGGCCTATGCCGAAAGCCTTGGCGATGATCTGGTGAACTTAAAAGCAGCCTTTGACAATGTGAACCGAAACCCTCTGGGTAGCGGGGCAGGCTACGGCTCTTCTTTTCCTCTGGAACGTAAACTCACTACGGCCTTGTTGGGCTTCGACGGCATGAACACCAATGTAGTGTATGCTCAGATGACCCGAGGCAAAACCGAATATGCCGTTCTTTCGGCTCTTAGCCATTTGGCCAATACCATTGGAAAGTTTGCCATGGATGTGTGCTTGTACAACAGCCAGAATTTTGGCTTTATTGATTTGCCCACCGAAATGACCACGGGAAGCAGCATTATGCCCCATAAGAAGAATCCAGATATCGCCGAGATACTTCGCGGTCGGGCCAATATTTTGAAAGTAGCCCATATGGAACTTTCCTCCCTGCTGACAAACCTCCCCAGTGGATACCATAGAGACCTTCAGCTTTTGAAAGAGATCACCTTGCCTGCTCTCGACAATTTTGAAGAATGCCTTGAAATGGTGGTTTTCATGACACAAAACATGAAAGCAAAAAAAGACTTGCTGAACGACAAAAAATACGACCTTCTCTTCAGTGTAGAAAATGTAAATGCGATGGTTACGCAAGGCGTACCCTTTAGAGACGCGTACAAACGCATTGGTGAAGAAATTATCGCAGGCAATTTTGAGCCATTACGTGATTTGGACCACAGCTTGGAAGGCAGTATAGGCAACCTGATGAACGAGGAAATCAAAAGTCGATTCGAAAGCATTTACAGCTCGTTCCCCTTCGATAAAATCGACGAAGCATTCAAGGCTCTATTGAGCCGGACTTAA
- a CDS encoding UpxY family transcription antiterminator — protein sequence MDKNSLNWYVLYTKSRSEKKVADQLDQLDLHAFCPCIRKVKQWSDRKKVVDEPLFKSYVFVRLKETEKRKVYEAPGVVGFVNWLNKPAIVRESEIANIKEMLCDYAHQEIEVEEFSPEDRIEIKSGPLQNQQGLVTKQNGKTLSLFIPALRMKVVVNLGSNQVNLIQKKRYNKTNS from the coding sequence ATGGACAAGAACAGTCTAAATTGGTATGTGCTGTATACCAAATCCAGAAGTGAAAAAAAGGTCGCCGACCAATTGGATCAACTGGATTTACACGCCTTTTGTCCCTGCATCCGTAAGGTAAAGCAGTGGTCAGATCGAAAAAAGGTGGTAGACGAACCTTTGTTCAAATCCTATGTTTTTGTTCGCCTGAAAGAAACCGAAAAAAGAAAAGTGTACGAGGCTCCCGGTGTGGTGGGTTTTGTCAATTGGTTGAATAAGCCAGCCATTGTGAGAGAAAGCGAAATCGCCAATATCAAAGAAATGTTGTGTGATTACGCCCATCAAGAGATTGAGGTAGAGGAGTTTAGCCCAGAAGATCGCATCGAAATCAAATCGGGTCCTTTGCAAAATCAACAAGGCTTAGTGACCAAGCAGAATGGGAAAACGCTCAGTTTGTTTATTCCCGCTCTTCGGATGAAAGTCGTGGTGAATCTGGGCAGCAACCAAGTGAATTTAATTCAGAAAAAAAGATACAATAAAACTAACTCATAA
- a CDS encoding M14 family zinc carboxypeptidase — MKFGQVCFFLFIAHLGLFGQSTEDFSPHFLGRSFTTQAQLEGFCNALVQANPDEFKRIDYGQTSEGRPLFVLVRSARENLLQLEAIRHNHLVNAGLEDGLPKPEIPLIVWMGFNIHGDEASGTETAIALLQKLANSKAHLDKVILIDPNQNPDGRARYVSWYAEQGEGPLHEAARKNSLWPEGRFNHYMSDLNRDWVWQVQAESQMRNALYRQWMPHVFADFHEMEPEKDYFFPPPAQPIHEAIQAYQLGIYRKLGNDFQKLFHHNNWKYYSEQEFDLFYPGYADSYTALNGGIGLTFEQGGSAEAGLIYIKSDGDTLSLLDRVEKHLAIGEALLSSLDKVKTELILEFQRFHQENRLLPSEKGFTYIIRKEHKPQFEKLLHWLKLWQIEYQFVSDSFEFQAFSYKSKSQVRTQAYPGDLVLQTNQAQGKLLKVLFEPNAKMGDYKTYDISAWSVPYILHLEAFQISGILAKLPLYSDTESTAANTANRHEFARIQWNAAESARWLSHALSRGLSVYWGKFRPEEYLYFDIPTKDIEAKVCLNLADSLGLKVQFLDRSTFDHLVNKEAVIAKIPRIGLIIDSHVDELGLGDIVLFLEKGLELKYRKIWAKDLALTDLDQFDVLIFPDGFYRGAQLPAMGLKNWLFNGGKLLTIEDGISVCRKIGLAPLHQAELNITRMGRRKFDNSNLIQGALFRVKMENNMILSRGLKNGYAHVYLNSIPKYTAMQEDSQACTLNLSDHLEGFVGAAAQKELHNSLIFNTVSFGKGFIHQFTVNPLFRGILADGQIVFSNALFMP, encoded by the coding sequence ATGAAGTTCGGACAAGTTTGCTTTTTTTTATTCATTGCTCACCTTGGCCTTTTTGGCCAATCGACTGAAGACTTTTCTCCCCATTTTTTGGGCAGATCTTTCACAACCCAAGCTCAACTGGAAGGCTTCTGCAATGCTTTAGTGCAAGCCAATCCCGACGAATTCAAACGCATCGATTACGGGCAAACATCCGAAGGCCGCCCCTTGTTTGTGCTCGTCCGCAGTGCAAGGGAAAACCTCCTTCAATTGGAAGCCATTCGGCACAATCACCTTGTCAATGCGGGACTGGAAGACGGCCTTCCCAAACCCGAAATCCCCCTGATTGTATGGATGGGCTTCAACATCCATGGCGACGAAGCCTCGGGAACCGAAACGGCCATTGCTCTACTTCAAAAACTGGCCAATTCGAAAGCCCATTTGGATAAGGTAATTCTTATAGACCCCAACCAAAACCCCGATGGCCGTGCCCGTTACGTATCATGGTATGCGGAACAAGGCGAAGGCCCTTTGCACGAAGCAGCCCGCAAAAACAGTCTTTGGCCAGAAGGACGTTTCAATCACTACATGAGCGACCTCAACCGCGACTGGGTTTGGCAAGTGCAAGCGGAAAGCCAAATGAGAAACGCTCTCTACAGGCAATGGATGCCGCATGTATTTGCCGACTTTCATGAAATGGAGCCCGAAAAGGATTATTTTTTTCCGCCTCCTGCACAACCTATCCACGAGGCCATTCAAGCCTACCAACTGGGCATTTACCGCAAATTGGGCAACGATTTTCAAAAGCTCTTCCATCACAACAATTGGAAATATTACAGCGAGCAAGAATTCGATCTTTTCTACCCGGGCTACGCAGACAGCTACACCGCCCTGAATGGCGGAATTGGCTTGACATTCGAGCAGGGCGGCTCGGCAGAAGCGGGACTTATCTACATCAAAAGCGACGGAGACACCCTAAGCCTTCTCGATCGGGTAGAGAAACACCTGGCCATTGGCGAAGCCCTTCTCAGCAGTTTGGACAAAGTGAAAACAGAACTCATTCTCGAGTTTCAACGCTTTCACCAAGAGAACCGTTTACTTCCGAGCGAAAAGGGCTTCACCTACATTATCCGAAAGGAACACAAGCCGCAATTCGAAAAACTCCTGCATTGGCTGAAACTGTGGCAAATCGAATACCAGTTCGTAAGCGACAGTTTTGAATTTCAAGCTTTTTCTTACAAATCGAAAAGTCAGGTTCGCACCCAAGCCTATCCCGGCGATCTGGTTTTGCAAACCAACCAAGCCCAAGGCAAATTGCTCAAAGTGCTGTTTGAACCCAATGCCAAAATGGGAGATTACAAAACCTACGACATCAGTGCCTGGTCCGTCCCCTATATTTTGCACCTCGAAGCCTTTCAAATATCCGGGATATTGGCCAAGCTCCCTTTATACTCAGACACAGAATCTACGGCAGCCAATACAGCTAATCGGCATGAATTTGCCCGAATACAATGGAATGCCGCAGAATCGGCACGCTGGCTTAGCCATGCCCTTTCTCGTGGCCTATCTGTATACTGGGGAAAATTTCGCCCAGAAGAATATTTGTATTTCGATATTCCCACAAAAGATATTGAAGCAAAGGTCTGTTTGAATTTGGCCGATTCCTTGGGCCTAAAAGTTCAATTTTTAGACCGCAGTACATTTGATCATTTGGTCAACAAAGAGGCCGTAATTGCCAAAATCCCGCGGATTGGCCTGATCATCGATTCACATGTGGACGAGCTTGGCCTTGGCGACATTGTGCTCTTTTTGGAAAAGGGACTGGAATTGAAATACCGCAAAATTTGGGCAAAGGATTTGGCCCTCACCGACCTCGATCAATTCGATGTATTGATCTTTCCCGATGGTTTTTATCGCGGAGCCCAATTGCCGGCAATGGGCTTGAAAAACTGGCTCTTCAATGGAGGCAAATTGCTCACGATAGAAGATGGTATCTCTGTTTGCCGAAAAATCGGACTTGCTCCATTGCACCAAGCCGAATTGAACATTACCCGTATGGGGCGTCGAAAATTCGACAATTCCAACCTTATTCAAGGGGCTCTTTTCCGGGTAAAAATGGAAAACAACATGATCTTATCCCGAGGCCTAAAAAACGGTTACGCCCATGTCTACCTCAACAGTATTCCCAAATATACCGCCATGCAAGAGGACAGCCAGGCCTGCACCTTAAACCTCAGCGACCATTTGGAAGGCTTTGTTGGAGCCGCTGCCCAAAAGGAATTGCACAATTCCCTCATATTCAATACCGTTTCTTTCGGCAAGGGCTTCATTCACCAATTTACCGTAAACCCACTCTTCAGAGGCATTTTGGCGGATGGACAAATTGTATTTTCAAACGCTCTCTTTATGCCCTAA
- a CDS encoding PfkB family carbohydrate kinase, with protein sequence MSLLTVGSVAFDKIETPFGKTDKIIGGAASYIALAASYFTKKNNLVGIVGNDFPQEMIQVFQDHDIDTKGLEIDANGKTFFWHGRYHNDMNSRDTLETQLNVLDGYEPKIPEEYQDCQFLMLGNMVPEVQMATLEKFTNRPKFVMLDTMNLWMDIAMDALKAVIAKVDCITINDSEARQLTGEYSLRKAAKTILGMGPKTLIIKKGEHGALLFQGDEIFFCPALPLEEVFDPTGAGDTFAGGFIGHLAQTNDTSFENLKRAVIYGSAMASFCVEKFGTVRIQNLSSEEIKSRVQGFVSLASFAL encoded by the coding sequence ATGAGTTTGCTCACTGTGGGCTCCGTAGCCTTCGACAAAATCGAAACACCTTTCGGGAAAACAGACAAAATAATAGGCGGGGCCGCTTCTTATATTGCCCTTGCTGCGTCGTATTTCACAAAGAAAAACAACCTTGTAGGCATTGTAGGAAATGATTTCCCACAGGAGATGATCCAAGTTTTTCAGGATCACGACATCGACACCAAAGGCCTGGAAATCGACGCAAACGGCAAAACCTTTTTCTGGCACGGTCGGTATCACAATGATATGAACAGCCGTGACACCCTCGAGACCCAATTGAACGTTTTGGACGGCTACGAACCGAAAATACCTGAGGAATATCAAGATTGTCAATTCCTCATGTTGGGGAATATGGTACCCGAAGTGCAAATGGCCACACTCGAAAAGTTCACAAATCGACCCAAATTCGTGATGCTCGACACCATGAACTTGTGGATGGACATCGCCATGGACGCCCTGAAAGCGGTCATTGCCAAGGTAGATTGCATCACCATCAACGACTCAGAAGCCCGACAATTGACCGGAGAATATTCATTGCGTAAAGCAGCAAAAACAATTCTGGGCATGGGTCCTAAAACATTGATTATCAAAAAGGGAGAACATGGAGCCTTGCTTTTTCAAGGCGATGAAATCTTCTTCTGCCCCGCACTTCCTCTTGAGGAAGTGTTTGATCCTACTGGAGCTGGCGATACTTTTGCGGGTGGTTTTATCGGGCACTTGGCCCAAACCAATGATACTTCTTTTGAAAACCTCAAAAGAGCCGTGATCTACGGTTCGGCTATGGCTTCTTTTTGCGTAGAAAAATTCGGAACTGTACGCATCCAAAACTTGAGCTCAGAAGAGATCAAAAGTCGCGTGCAAGGATTTGTAAGTTTGGCGAGTTTCGCCCTTTAA